The Musa acuminata AAA Group cultivar baxijiao chromosome BXJ2-2, Cavendish_Baxijiao_AAA, whole genome shotgun sequence genome contains the following window.
ATCATCACCACAAGTCATATCTATTTTGATCCTCTGTTATAATTTGGTCTAACTGTACATTGTAGTTGTGTGCATTGGAATCTTGTACTTCGTCAAAGCATGCTATCGACTCCAGCTCAATAAGTTAGGAGGAAATGTACCAAAAGAAATAAAATAGGAGAGTGTGGCAGTAAGATCATGGGTAGCACTGCAGTCAAGTAGATATTGGGGATGCCTGCCAGAAACATAATCATTTGCGGTAGAACAGCAATAACCCAAATCCAAGGTAGGGATTTGTTTCTCTGGAACTGCAACATTTCGATCTAAGATACTAATATAAGAGAGATAAGAGGTGCAATCCAAGGCAGAGATCCACAGGCATAGTGTTGGCTCCTTCTATGCTTTCTCATTTCTCAAGATCTGGACATGGCTTGTTGGAAGCTTGCAACAGAGTTTGGTCACTTGATGAGCACTCCCATTGTACTGCAATCCTACTTGTGAGAAGCATGAACTGGTGGCAGCTCACATGGCGTAGCAGGAACAACAAGTGCATATGTTGAAGCCGCTGCAGCATCCACCACCTCATGTAAGACATCTCTGCAGGTACCATACGCTGGAGACAGGCTCTCACACAAATCTAATGATACCTATCTGTGATGCGCTTGAACTTGTCCCTCGAACTTTGTACTCTGCAGAGCCATCGACTATTTCGCAACACTCATAAGAATGATAGTGTTTCTGCTTCCAGTCATGTTTGACACACATGAATGCTTTGTTCCCGCCTGCAACAAACAGTGGCCATTCTTTGCCTTCTATCATCTGTCTGCAGAACATGACAAAATTTAAGCAATTTCAAAGTGCTGGTAATCTCCATATAGCTTTAGAAATTCAAAAGTCAACAAAGTGGAGTGAAACTATACCAAATAAAATTTTGAGAGGGTTCGAatcagagtgaaccttgctcgcgCAGCTAAAAATGACTTATTTTGGATAGGTTTTTGTAGCTGTGGAGACCGcaacaaaacgtcagccatctcagcactctGAAACCCGAGTATGCTACCGTTGTCAACATATTTCTTAGTTAAAACTGAGTTCATGTTGATGCCAGCACAAGAGTTCCTGAGTTGCCAGTAGTGTATTAAAGTTAAACAGGCTTTAATTATTCTAGCATGTTACTGTATCAATATTCTAGTTGTGACTTAGCATGTTTAGATACCTGTATCCAACTAAGTTCAAGCCTCAGTAATACATGTCAAATCAATTATGTGGACTAtaaaattgaataaaaaaaatgaatgatCAAAGTCTTAAAGATCATTGGACAGAAAGGACAGGATTGTGCTTATACAACCATACAAAGAAAATTATAGAGCCTAATTAAACATACCATGTAATTGCTTATGCAAAATCATGAGCAGAGGTCCCAATTAATTCTTCGAAGGTAAGTTTGTAATATGCCACTTATGTTGCAACTTAAGTAGCATTCCCATTTTAGTGCACGGCATCAGCTTCAGAGGATAAGGTCTCAAGTAGTGCATATATAACATATGTCTGAGGCTTAAACTTGAATAAAATCACAAGGAACAACGGTAAAAAGAACAAGAACGACACAACAATAACAACCACATATCTTGACTTTTTACAATCTGGGTTCTGCTAGATAAACCATTTCTTCTCCATTTGGCTGAAAACCTTCTCTTAGAAATGGCAATTTTCTAGAAAAGGAAATTTCAGGTCACCGCATAGGTAGACAACCTGCAGGAGATAGTGATTTAAAACAAATTGCATTGATCCGCATTACCGACTTGCCATTAGGTATGGCATCATCACTCACGCTCTTCCCATCCAAGTTTTTGGAATTCCCTTTTCCATTAAGAAAAGAAAGATCTGAGTTGTTTCTAAGGTCTGTGCAATCTTTCTTTTGAAACCAGCATAAACACATTCGAATAGATTGCTTCAGTAACCAGTTCAAACAGAAGAAAAATAGATTCAATTGGCTCCATTGCATTAAGGAAAGCACTCAGTGACAGTTAACTACCTTCTTCAACATAAGCATCACTGAGAATTAGATGGAAGTCAAAAGTAGCAAAAGCAAACTGGATTTGAAGTTCCTTGTTCTCTTTCACAAAATGATGTCCCCTCCGCAAATGCCTATCACATATCATGAATTTTTGGGAGCTCTACCTGTCTCAATTCAATCCATAATGATATAAGAGTCAGAGATCAGAAACTGTATATTCGATTTTGTCATTTCAGTATTCAGCTTTTCATCTAAAATTGGAAAAGAAATTAACTCTGCTTAGTTGAGGCAATTCCACTATGCAATAAGAAAACAATTATTGTGAAGCCAAACACATACAGCGGAGGACCTCCCGCATTTCACAGTAAAGCTACAATGTATGATGAAATGTACTCATTTTAGTTGAGGCAATTCCACTATGGAATAAGAAAACAATTATTGTGAAGCCAAACACATACAGCGGAGGACCTCCCACATTTCACGGTAAAGCTACGATGTATGATGAAATGTACTCATTCCTCAAAACCAAACATACATCAACAAGAAGATTGAAGATATCACATGACTATAATTCATATGAATAGCCAAAAGTAATTGGACAAGAAAGATAACCATTCGCATATGCAAATCATAACCACATAAAAGACCACTGTGATTTGCTACTTGTATCCGGGGTCTACCTCGTCTATCATCTCATTCATTTAGAAAGAGTTGCATGTATCATTTTAATCATTTTTAGACTACAACATTCTTCCAATATCTAAAAGCAACTTCAGTCAAATATGATCAACGTGATCTTACAATAATTGCAAAAGAAGTAAAAAGAACCAACTTAATAAGGTTATCGTTCTTAAGGAGGAAACTAAAAGAATGGTCCAAGAGAATTATTACAGCAATGAGCAAAGTTGTTCCAGAGTTCAATCTTTAAGTCCTAATTTAGTTATGCGACTGAGCTAGGGAAAGAATCTTGTGCAAACAATCAGGTTCAAGCAAAATAATTGCCATAGGTAGTGCGCACTAAGAATCTTAACAATGAATACAGGAATCATACTTAAAGCGATTGCATGCTACGAATATTGTTCAATGTGGAAATGTATTTGCAGGTGCAAATTCAGCTACAGAAACAACTTTCTTCCTATCATAGCCaagaaataattattataaactaaaaaaaaaaaaaagataaaatagaaTTCAGTATCTGATAATATCACCATGGTATGGTTATTATAAACATTAATCATTATTGTAGAATGACACTCCCAAAGATTTGCTATGCGACAACCAAGTATTTGCTCTAAAACAATAAAGGATCACTCAGAGAAACGTTGCATAAATCTTTGATGAATCCAAAAGAATCAGTGACTCAATGATGGCTATGACAAATTTGTGAAACTAAAGTCCACAGATGGGAAAACATAAATAACATCTTAAGCCTTACCGGTGCATCTTTCAAGGTGGGGTGGAGGGGGCCTCAGTCAACTACTATAAAAGACTCAGTAGCCATGAGTTAGCAACACAAAGATTATTTTAAACGACAAAATAATTTGCAGCAAAAGCTTATCAGGGTCATGATGGAAAACGGCAACTCAGTTACATAAATATTAAGTTTTAAAGTTTTAAGAGTAGAAAATGCCAATATTATGACTCAATAATGAACCGTGTAATTCAATCACAAGTCAACCATGGTATTGGTGCATTTCATAAAGCAACAACAGAACCTGAAAAAGTTTCTCCATCACATAGTTGGATTATTAACACCCACAAGGGCCTGTAGAAATTGTTGTCAACAGAACATAACTCACCACGGTCGAAGCAATTCTAAGAGAATATGTGGTGAACAGATTACTTAACGAGCAGCTCTCTTTCTTGCCAGCAACAGCAACCTTCTTGCCCTGAGCATGCGGCAGTTATTCTCTGTTCTCTGCCCTCGACAAGGCAGCCCCATCTCATGCTTAATCTTCCTATAACACCAAATCTCCTTCAATCTCTCAATCGTTAGCCTATTGAACCCCTTCTGCTAGTTGTGAtcacaaagagagagaaaaactaAAAGAAATTACAACTTTAGCTCATTTAACCAACAAAAATCAAACCAACGGCCCCAAAAGAGAAGAGCTTCGCATCCCAACCTGGTAAACCCCGCAATTTGGTGGTTCGAATGAGGTGAAACCCGCACTGAGGACACCATCAAAATCGCAACTttgacacacacaaaaaaaaaaaaaaccaaccaAATCCCGAGAGAATTGAGAGTTTTGGTTTCTCACGAGGTCGCTTTCGTCATGTAATTGGAGACGTCATCCCGGAGCGCCATGAGCTCCTCGTCAGAGGGTACCTAGGCGACCTTGTTGTCCATTCACAGAGGATCCCTTGGTGTCCTGGCGCGAGAACTCCGCCAGAAAATGGATAGGGCCCCTCGGTGCTACGACAGCGGCCAACGAGATCGGAGTTTTGGGTCAGCGAGAGGAGAGGGTAAGGATAGAGAAAAGGAGGAACGAGGTAATACCTCTAAGGCAGGAGAGGAAGTCGGGAAGGACAGTGAGCTTGGGAGCGAGAAGGATGAACCTCTACTCACGCTGCAGAAAGGAGGACGATAGAGGCAAAGCAGAGACCACGCCATGGAGAGGCCGTCCGTTTCCTTCCTCGTTTCCGCTATAACCGTCATTGTACAGGTGacgttcaaaaaaataaaaataaaaggtgCTCTCTTTTAGAAAAACTATTTTTCGAGAAATAGTCCTATATTTTTAATCTTCTCTATTTTAATATTCGACAAAAATTAAACCTGAAAACTTCGTTCGAACTTGGAATACTgcaatttttttttagtttaaatcCAATTTAAATTCGGTTAAAAACATATAAtccaatttaaattaaaaatgcaaCCCGTTTTGACACGTGCAATCGATTTAGAGCACGTGTACTCACTACTCATATACAATGCGGTTCTCACCCCCAAAAGAAGAGGGCACACATGGATCCCGAGCCCCGTAATCTCGACGCAAAAGCGGCTAATGCCACAGCCGTTGCGGCGAGCTGCCACGTGGTGGCGGTTCCCTACCCGGGCCGCGGCCACATCAACCCCATGATGTGTCTGTGCCACCTCCTCGCGGCCCACGGGGCCGTCGTCACCTTCGTCGTCACCGAGGAGTGGCTTGCCCTCCTCCACGCCGCCGACGCCGTCCCGCCGCCTGCCGCCGTCCGCCTCCGCACCATCCCTAACGTCATCCCTTCCGAGGCGGGCCGCGGAGCCGACTTCCCTAGCTTCCTCGAGGCCGTCTATACCAAGATGGGCGACCCCTTAGAGCGCCTCCTCGACGAGCTGGATCTCCCGCCGGCCGTGATCATCGCCGACTCGTACCTGTCGTGGGCGGTGGCTGCCGGCAACCGCAGGGGCATCCCGGTGGCCTTGCTGGTCACCATATCCCCCGCCGCCTTCTCCGTTCTCTACCACTTCGACCGCATCCCTAGTCATCTGCTGTCTCTGGTGGCTGTGTCCGACCACGTCGCAGGTCTTCTCGCGCATTtccctatgttttttttttttttctttaatcttaATTTCTATATCTTCTTCTGATGCTGCACTTTGAGAGAGAAATTTAGAAAGGGTAACTGAATTCCTACCAGTCTTAAGCTTTTGGGGCAATTATTGACTCCAATTATTTAGAATCGTGCAACAATCTTGTGACTTTTTTAGAATTCTTGCATCTCAGTTGGGTATGTTAAATATAGATAACAAAACTTGATAATTGAGATGGGTTTTTGCTTAATTATAAACCTATCAGGTACTTCTTAACCATAATTATTATTTCTGGCAGAATGAAATCCAATTAATAGATTTGAAAATAACCCTTAAATAAAAGATAAAGGGTGAGTTCAATAACATTGTTTGGAGTACCACAAACATCAAAATCCATGTAGCAAATTATACTATCAAATTTAAACTAGCGTAATCTCAAGAAAAGGAGTTTCCTGAGCAAACCTGCTCATTAACCACTCATTGAGATCTAAAAATATGTAAATAATTAACGTAATGATGCTTAGCATCATGGGACAAGTATATTTGATTGTTCATTACCCAAAAATGTGAAATTTGGTCTCTTAGAAGTTTCTTATTGAGGAGACCTTAATCGATTGTCTGCCCGAGGAGGAGAATTGAAGCCAACATTGACGAAGCATGTTCCAAGTAGGCGGTGGAAATTGCTAAGGTGGCAATTCTCCAAGGTGGACTCGTGGAGCTGAAACCATAGGGTCCTGCAAGAATAGATGGAATTGGAAATATGGTAATTGGGAGCAATGAAAAAAAGTGGATACCCTTACCTTTGAATTAAATCCTTTTTATGGTATGGAGATTTCGAACAGCTTGGTTTTTAAAAAAAAACCCAGTGCTGATGTGGCAGGTGAACTGATAGGTCACAGTGGAATTTCTTAAAGAGTCCAATGTGTGGTTCTGTCCATGTGTCAATCTTTTATTGGTGATACTAATGGTGACTCTTGATTTTTTATGAAATAAAGTCATGACAATCCCTAAAATTCTTCATTGTACGTGGCTCAAAATTGTGGCAATCACTCCCTTGAAGCAATGATCAGCTGCAGCTTAAAACTACCCACATCAACTTAGTGCAAGAAATGCATTTTAATGTATATAAGCTAGTCTGGACCACAGACTCTCATCAGCTTAGTCAAGATCAACCTTGAAGAGTAGGGGTTTGTTGTGGGTGAAATTTGATTAATCACATTGTGCCTATCCAAGTATTATATTTTAACAACcccaatttagtgtcacatcaccCGTTGGAAGCGGACTAAGAGTTACTTATAAGGATCATGCAACTATTAACCTATTAACTTGAACGTAAGCACTGGGCCAGTGTTCAGGTTCAACAAACTTAATAAGTTAGTCTTCTACCATGTTCGCTTTCCTATTTTGAAATCGTCAATAGGATCATTCGCTGCCTCCAAGGAGATTGGCAGGAAATGCATAAGACCCCTAGAAGCCTAGTGTAAGGGGGTATGCATGCATTATTTATAAGACATCATCATATGCCTGCTGGACTCTTTCTCTCTTTTCAAAATCTCTCTCTGAAAACCAATTTGTAGTTTGATCATAAGATGGAAACACACCATATGCTTGCAAATTGTGGCGTTTCTTTTAATTCTCTTTTAGTAGGTTGCCATACCATCAACAAGATCTGTATTCAGTCGCATAATTCATAGAACAAAGCTAGGGCCTTCTTGAGGTTCCAGCCAGTTTTAAGTTTGAGGAGAGTTAATAAATAGTCTTACCCCTAAAAATAGAGAGGTTGTTTTGGTGACTCCAATCCTGATTGCTTGCAAAAGAACAATTGTACTATTTTATCAAGGCTCATCCTACCAAAAAGACTAATTCAATTATACCTTTCTTTAAAATAGATCCATTGTATAGTACAGAACTTCATGCTTCCGTTATGCCAAAAGAGTAATTTTTTACTTATGTTTCATTTtatatgaaggtaaaacatgattCAGTTTAAAAGTTCAATTTGCACATAAGAATCTGGACTGGAATTATATCAAGTTTGTGCTTTCAGTGATTTTCTTATTTgttgctccttttaattcatcttgcatatgTGCATAGGATCAAAAAGAATATTTGGGTCTCACACTTACAGCATAATTGTGATATTTCTAACTTCTACTCAGGAGAAGAGTTTTTGGGACAGTGGGTTCCTGGCCTAATTTCATTTAGATTAGCTGATGTCAAGTCCATCTCAATGGCGACGACACTAAAAAGAGCGTTGGAGTCTGCCAATTGGGTTCCAAAAGCACAAATCATTCTCTTCACTTCATTTTATGAGCTCGGGCCTCGTGTAATTGACTCGCTACGATCAGAGCTCTCATGCCCTGTGTATTCTGTGGGCCCTTGTATTCCTTACATGATGCCGCAAGTGAACAAGTCAATTCCATGCAGTGGCAATGATGTCGACTACTTCAGTTGGCTCGATTCCCAGAAGGAGCGATCCGTACTTTATGTCTCATTGGGCAGTTTCCACTCAGTCCTGGAATCTCAGATGGAAGAGATTGCAATGGGCTTACGTGCCAGTGAAACCAAGTTTCTGTGGGTTGCTCGTGGCAACTCTCCAAGAATGCAGGAGGTATGTGGTAAATCGGGCTTTGTCGTGCCATGGTGTGACCAGTTAAGGGTCTTGCATCATCCTTCGGTTGGAGGATTCTTGACTCATTGTGGGTGGAATTCAATACTAGAAGCCATATTTGCAGGGGTTCCAATGCTCACTTTCCCCATAGCATGGGATCAACCACTTAATAGCCGACTTGTAGTCGATGAATGGAAGATTGGTCTCAGTTTGAAGGAAGAGTTGCGGAAAGACAACATTGTTGGAAGAGATAATGTTGCCATGCTTGTCAAGAGACTCATGGACTCGGACGGTGGCGTCGAGGGTAAAGAGATGAGGAGAAGAGCAAGAGAACTGCAGAGGGCTTCTCTTAAAGCGATCGAGGAAGGTGGTTCATCACACGGCAGCATCATTTCTTTTCTAAAAGGACTTAAGCAGTGCAAAAACTGAATAATATATATTCTGCATTGTAAGACTATTTACGGAAATATTGCTCTTAGGTTGTGATTTGTCTTTCTAAAACCTAAGGCCAACGACTTCATTTGAGGATGATGCATATCAGCTATGAATGTGCTAGGTGTGTTGAATTGCTACTCATGTGCATCAACTGTGACTTGTATCAAACTTCTGTTTATGCATTCTCTGTATCTGCCAACATTGAATGGTAATGTTTGTCGGATTGATGACTCTTTTGAGTTTTCGATTCCAGCTTGATTGGTTTTATTCTTCCGCCATACGACACGATATAAACGATCAAAATGTGCGGAGTCTATTTAGCAGCCTTAGCCAAAGCACGTCTGCATGTGGTCCTCCCAGTAAAAAATATCGTACGTACAATAGGGCAAACGCCATGCCCAATGTGTGGCCTTCACCAGCTTCACTTATTTTGCGCCTTTTCTCTCGCTCTCACCTCTCAACCCACACATTAAGCGGCGCAGGGGAGAATGACACAGTCCATGGCGGCCGCCTCGTCGACCTGCCACCTGGTGGCGGTTCCCTACCCGGGCCGCGGCCACGTCAACCCCATGATGTGCCTGTGCCGCCTCCTCGCCGCCCACGGCGCCCTCGTCACCTTCGTCGTCACCGAGGAGTGGCTCGCCCTCCTCCGCGCCGCACCCGCCCCGCCGCCGCCGACGGCAATCCGCCTCCGCACCATCCCCAACGTCATCCCCTCCGAGTCGGGCCGCGCCGCCGACTTCCCCGGGTTCCTCGACGCCGTGTTCACCAGGATGGGCGACCCCTTCGAGCGCCTCCTCGACGAGCTGGAGCCCGCGCCGGCCGCCATCGTGGCCGACTCGTACCTGCCCTGGGCCGTGGCAGTCGGCAACCGCAGGGGCATCCCGGTGGCCTCGCTGTTCACCATGTCCGCCGCCTTCTTCTCCGTTTTCTACCAAGTGGACCGCGTCCCTGGCCTGTTGCGGCCTCAGGCAGCCGTGCCTGACCACGCAATAGGTCCGCTTTCTATTTCTTGGGCACATTATCTTCTTCCGATGATGCAGCACTCGTAGAAATAATGTTAGAAAGATCAATTGTTCTCCATAGCAATCTAATTTATCGTGGCAGGTTGTGCTTTCAGCAATTATCTTGAATTCCATAAGCTCTTCTGTAAGCATTACTGATTCAAGTCTCATCTGTTTGCTGCTTCTCTTACTTCTTCTAGCATGCGTGTATAGGATCAAAAAGAGTACTTTGGTCTGATACTTGTGGCATCGTGTTGATACTTGTGACTTCCACTCAGGAGGAGATCTTTTGGCGCAATGGATTCCTGGCCTAACTTCTCTTAGATCAGCAGACTTCATGCCCTTAATTCGAATGAAGAAGCCAACTGAGAGAGTGTTGGAGTCCTTCTCCTGGATTCCAAAGGCACAAACTGTTCTCTTCACTACCTTCTACGAGCTCGAGCCTCGTGTACTTGACTCACTTCGATCAGAGCTCCCATGCCCTGTGTACTCTGTCGGACCCTGTATTCCTTACATGCTGCCACAAGTGAACGGCTCAATTCCATGCAGTGGCAATGAGGACGACTACTTCAGCTGGCTCGATTCCCAGATGGAACGATCTGTGCTTTATGTCTCATTGGGCAGCTTCCTCTCTGTCTCAAAGTCACAGATGGAAGAGATAGCAATGGGCCTCTGTGCCAGCCAACCCAAGTTCCTGTGGGTTGCTCGTGATGACTCTCTCAGAATTCAGCAGATGTGTGCTAGATCGGGCCTCGTGGTGCCATGGTGCGACCAGCTGAGGGTCCTGCATCATCCTTCAGTTGGAGGATTCCTGACTCACTGTGGGTGGAATTCAACTCTGGAAGCTGTGTTTGCAGGGGTTCCAATGCTCACCTTCCCCCTACTATGGGATCAAATAGCTAATAGCCGACTTGTTGTAGAAGAATGGAAGGTTGGTCTCAGTTTGAAGGAAAAGTTGGGCGAAGACAACGTTATTGGAAGAGATGACATCGCCATGTTTGTCAAGAGACTAATGGATTCCAATGGCCTTGAGAGTACAGAGATGAGGAGAAGAGCCACGGAACTCCGAATGGCTTCTCTTAAAGCGATTGATGAAGGTGGTTCTTCCGACACTGGCATCACTTCCTTCCTACATGGCCTTATGAAGTGTAATGATTGATCAGGAGGTTAGTCCGATAGCTGCTGATGTTGTGCTTTGCAAGACCAATAGCAGAAACATTGATTGATGTGCAATGACTTCATTTGAGGGTTTTCCAATGACAAGTATTAGCTAAAATCTCAGGTCTTAGGCTGTGATAACAACTCTGTGACTTCTCTTGTTTGTGTTCTGACTTTGTTGAGGATGATCCACTTGCAGTCTTGAGGTGATAAAGACTTCTCTTGTTTGTGTTCTGACTTTGTTGAGGATGATCCTCTTTCAGTCTTGAGGTGCTTGGTCTATTGATTTGTTACTTAACAACCTAAAATCTAAAGACAGAAGAATCCATCATAAATCTTAACGAGGGAGAGAGTATTATTTCTTTTAAGTATCTTTGACCTATGTTTATTGGTTCATAAAGCAGCCTTACAATTCTGATTACTGCAACTCTAGTAGAATGGACACCTTTATCTAACAGCATGTACATGGGCATGCGACGAGGGAGTCCACCGACGACTGGTGTCCGATGAGCCACCGGATGTGGAGGAAGTCCTCCTCGGAACAAGGAAGCCTCAGTGGGCCTGCCGAACGGTGATCATAGGTCTTGAGCCTTACCAAGGAGATCAGCGAGGAGTGGATGATGAAGACGAGATACAGGTTTCATCAACTTCCGGGACCCaccgtcttcttcttcctcgagcCCCACTTGCTCTGCTAACCTTCCCTTCTTCACATCAATCTTCTTGTAAGAGTAGCAGGAAAGAGTCGTAGGATGAAAGAAAAGGAAACAAACGAGCACGAAGGATATATAGCCTCATGGTGGTGTGTACGTTGGCTGGATTCATATTACTGTAGAAATCGAGTTCCAGATTACTGTTGCTGAGTTCAATCCTCACTGAAGCACTGGAGATTGGCGAAGCTAATGGTAGTGCCATTTCACGGCATCGTTCTTCTTCTAACTTAAACTTGGAGAAGCTGAAGCGAGTTGAGATAAGCCTTGGAAAACTTCGCCTTTCGAGGGAGAACTACTGGCACACCATCCTCTCCTCTGCCTTAGATGTCTTCTTTCCCTTACTCGACACGATGCAGAACATCCAGTAAACTCACCATGCGCTTCATGAGGCAGTCCCATGATTCAGCATGATTTGTATCAGGTGATTTCACTGCAAATGGGTAAAAATCGAACTTGCATCATCTAGTTCATTGATTGAAGGTGTGTAGCAACAAAGCTGTTTCTGCTGTTGGAGCGTAAGATCCCATCAATTGGTAGACGTTTGTATCTCCATCTATTCTCACTGCAGAGCAAAATGGACGTGATGTCTAATCCCTTTCCTCTGCATACAGTAAgcatgataaatataatatctTTTTTGGTCCTTAGTGAAGTTACTAAGGAggcattatcatcaaaatcagacaAGTCAACTTCATCTTTAAGATCATGCACCATTTGATTTAAGATCAACATGTGTTTGATAATGGTTGGGCTGCTTGTGCAAAGCTATATTGGTGCTTCTAACACCCACAACATGCTTTCCGAATGCCAGTGATTTCTAATGAGATGTTGCAAATATGTAGCAGTAGATGTAGTACTGCTACATCTATATGTGCAGTGTTTACTCATCTCTGTTCTGATGCTTATGGAATACTTCTCTTTTGTAATGTCTTCTAAATCTGCTTCATTGCAGCTGCACAAAATGCTTGCTCAAACCATTAACTTTGGGTGGATAACAGCAGAATCATCTTCTTGATTACAAGTTGTGTTTTGAGCTAGCTTTTCTGCTGCTCTACGTGGCTTGAGTTGGAAACACAGGGATTTCATGCTTTGCCTGTCACATCAGGTTTGATTCAGTTGATGGATCGCCTTCACGTCGTGTATACCATTTCCTAGCAGATCGACGAATGGATAGTATATTATTCGATGGAATTGTGGCTGTAACATCTCAAGGGAGAAACTTGGAATGTCATGCAATTGTTCTGTGCTAATGGTGGTCATGACCCCAATTTGGCAGGAGGTTCCAAGCTTTTGAACTCTTTCAATTTGGTAGAATATTATATGGGCATGAAAGCAGATTGAGATATGTTCCATGCAACTTCTCCTAAGCCTCGCTGATTCTCCATGACCTCTGCTCTCTGTCTTCAGATTCTTGTTCTGATGGCACATTGCTGGCAGGCTTAACTTTCATCCTCGTGTTGTCGTTCATCTTGATAACCTTCATCCTTGTTAGAAATGCAGCTGATCGTGCATGTCAAACACTACAAGTTAGTGCCATTTGGTGGAAATCAGGTTCTTCTCCTATTGACATCTTTTGTTGGCATAAAAGATAACTGATccccaaagaaaaaggaaagattgACATCTGATGCACCTTCCTGTTAAGATTCTTCTTAGATAATAGAACAAAGCAGCCTGTCCTTTACAATGGCAGCACCATCAAAAAATGGAGAAGGAATTCCCAGCATATGATATTGATCTTTAGGATTTTTAGTTTTCCTTCTGCAACTTCTTTCTTAAGTACTCTTCTTGGATGACAGAGAAGGTAGAACTAAAGGAAGGTTGCAAGTTTCAGTCGCTCA
Protein-coding sequences here:
- the LOC135605892 gene encoding UDP-glycosyltransferase 87A1-like is translated as MDPEPRNLDAKAANATAVAASCHVVAVPYPGRGHINPMMCLCHLLAAHGAVVTFVVTEEWLALLHAADAVPPPAAVRLRTIPNVIPSEAGRGADFPSFLEAVYTKMGDPLERLLDELDLPPAVIIADSYLSWAVAAGNRRGIPVALLVTISPAAFSVLYHFDRIPSHLLSLVAVSDHVAGEEFLGQWVPGLISFRLADVKSISMATTLKRALESANWVPKAQIILFTSFYELGPRVIDSLRSELSCPVYSVGPCIPYMMPQVNKSIPCSGNDVDYFSWLDSQKERSVLYVSLGSFHSVLESQMEEIAMGLRASETKFLWVARGNSPRMQEVCGKSGFVVPWCDQLRVLHHPSVGGFLTHCGWNSILEAIFAGVPMLTFPIAWDQPLNSRLVVDEWKIGLSLKEELRKDNIVGRDNVAMLVKRLMDSDGGVEGKEMRRRARELQRASLKAIEEGGSSHGSIISFLKGLKQCKN
- the LOC135605893 gene encoding UDP-glycosyltransferase 87A1-like gives rise to the protein MTQSMAAASSTCHLVAVPYPGRGHVNPMMCLCRLLAAHGALVTFVVTEEWLALLRAAPAPPPPTAIRLRTIPNVIPSESGRAADFPGFLDAVFTRMGDPFERLLDELEPAPAAIVADSYLPWAVAVGNRRGIPVASLFTMSAAFFSVFYQVDRVPGLLRPQAAVPDHAIGGDLLAQWIPGLTSLRSADFMPLIRMKKPTERVLESFSWIPKAQTVLFTTFYELEPRVLDSLRSELPCPVYSVGPCIPYMLPQVNGSIPCSGNEDDYFSWLDSQMERSVLYVSLGSFLSVSKSQMEEIAMGLCASQPKFLWVARDDSLRIQQMCARSGLVVPWCDQLRVLHHPSVGGFLTHCGWNSTLEAVFAGVPMLTFPLLWDQIANSRLVVEEWKVGLSLKEKLGEDNVIGRDDIAMFVKRLMDSNGLESTEMRRRATELRMASLKAIDEGGSSDTGITSFLHGLMKCND